The nucleotide window caataattataacaccatttaaaaacagcaacaacaatggGAAAGAAATCAGAaacctagccttgatcaaggcgctacagccagccgcgacctgcaaaatcccagtcccgccagcgcacccccaatacataacacagtgcatactgttctcgctgtacaatgtcgtgcagactgccgaatcgtgccgcgccgggccggggcacactacgccaacagccttgggTCAAGGCTATCAGAAACCAGGAGGGAAACCACGACCAGGCCTTTAGCATTGAGCCAAAGAAAGTCCAGCGAAAGCCGGTCACTCTATGACGAGAACGTGCAGGCCAAGCCAAGCGATACCGGACACAAACTAAAACATATAATAAGGCATATATTATAGAGCAATCACTGGTGAGAGTACCACTCAGTTGCTTATTAACAACCAACCCACAGAGGAAGCAAGATTTACAAAAgtcatttatattttaaaggaaaacaaCTTTTAAGTCAAGACAACCTCCACCACACATTGTTCTCAAGTTTTTTATATTGATGACGAAAAGTTACTGTAAAAGAAGGACACTGACTTCGCAAACTTTGTTTTCatgacttaagcccggttcatacttcctacgaatgctTTGTGCGAAGCGAATTTCATTGCGTCACAGTTAGAAATGGATCATGTACGGGTTGTTACATCACCAAAATCTGGTTTGCGTTCGCATTCGAGGGAAGTATGGATCAGGCTTCAAAGGGTGGATAGTTGCATGCCTGAGTGAAAATAATAGCATCTCAAATCTGTGAACACTTATATTTTTACCAAATGCATACCCATACAGCAACTCACAGATGTCATAAAGATTACTGAAAGAAAACATTTGCAATAATtagccattttttttcttcatttcataTCAATAACATTTTCTGTGCATCACAGCATTATCCTCAAACAACACAAAATCCTACAAAATGATACCAAGCAGACTTCTGAGAGACTCAAACCCCAGTTGTGTATGttattcaaaaagaaaaaagtgaaTGACCTGACCTTTCAACCCTAGCAATGTCTTTCTCAGAGGCTAAACGAAAAAAAtgactttgatatttttttattcagagCAGTATTGTAGTCAAGTACTTTAAGGGCGACTATCAAGTACTGCCAAGTACCAGGGTGGCTAGTCCTAAGGGTGGCCAGTTACAAATACTCAAGTCTGAGTATTTGGCCCTTCAAGTACAAAGTAAAAATGtctaagtactgagtattctgATATCCAAGTACTGAATCAAACAGCTAAGTAGCAAGGACAGGTTCTCGGATCTAGATGTCGATGTATGCTTGCGATGATACCTTTCTTTTAAAAGATGAATTCATCCAAGAAGACTTCAAGTTTACTTCTTCCAGAGTTTTATTCCTCTGTTCCCTGCATTAACGCACACATGGGAAAGTAGTATTCTGACCATGGGTATTTAAAATTAGGGTACATTCACAGCCAGGTATTAAGCATGGCTCAATTTTTACACTGCACCACAGCACAAGCCAGgttttgcaaataattatttacaataacttTTCATAATTTTCAAATACCcatttctacttttaaaacaagaaTGAACTGGTTGACAAAGTACAAAGTACTTACCCGAGTGTAGCAGCAACCAGCCTGACTGGTCTCCCACAAGATGGTATCCATCTTAACATTACTATGACAACAATAATCACCATCGTCGACCCTTCATGCTGCGATCCATTATAGATACACAACAACCCTATCAACTGAAGGAATAGTTGTATGAGGTATATTGTCCGGTTGTTGGTGACCGGACCATACCAATAGCACACTGCAAAGCTTATGACGGTCGCAATCACAAAGTAACCTAGGAGGTACTTCTTGTACTGCATTGagaggaaattgtcaaagacccagtGGAGAAGATAAAGACAAACAGCCCAGCCACCAACTAGAAGAGAGACAGCGCCTGTTTTCTGtggggaaagaaaaaaaatcaaaatcaaactgCAGGCTCACATAATTTCAACCAGATCTTCACAAAAGATAGGGTCCGTACTCCAGTTCAAAGAACTATAACAGTTCAAAGAAATATAACAAGAACAAGGTACACTAGACTTGAGGACAAGGCGTTAAATGTTCGTGCGGTGATAGTGTTCTCACTACAGTCCCATAGAAGTCGACAACCAGCAGTTCgagcgagagcagtgatctcgcgagagcactgccacaactcgactatctcaccgcggcaGCCCATtgacgacttgtccacaagtctaaagGCACATTGGTGTGTCAGGCTTTTGgcaatgctaggtggcagccaacttaccaggtaaatctatTGCTCTTGGAAGCATTTTCATGCTCAGAATTACATCATTAATAATGACCCCAAGAGCATCTCCCAGTCTCCCATTGGCAAAGTGGGTGCATCTCTACTGCGGCATCCCATTGGAaactttattcatttgtttttctttataaacCGTGCATACAAATAGTAAAAAAGGGATTTAAAGTGATTTCAACGTATATAGAAAAAGGTTAGAAACAAtaacttttgaaaagttaaaaatGATCCAAGTCATGAACTCACCCTGGGGATAAAGCGACTCAGTATGTAGACAAGAACCAATAGGGATGCTAGAACCCCAACAGTTACACCTGTTGAGTAGTGGAAGACTACACTCCTAGTAGCAGAGAAGAAACAATGGAGTTATTATTCAACAAGCTTTTtcttgattaaaggaacattacagaatcggtaagaaacaaaatcgtaaagatcacagatttacatcaaacttataCGGTCTAagcgttttattcttttttttttcttccatgcaatatgtgtaatcggtttttcactattttcttgtgacccagacaACCGATCGATCTTGaacttcaacaggtttgtcagtttatgtattttaTGGTGGATTGCATATAGTGCTtaaactgccagcaactgttttgttagcaaaaccaattctgtaatgttcctttaaactataATACATTATTAGTTGATACAAACTTATAAGTAaagctggatttgaaccaatgacctccggattaacgtcccagcattctaccaactgagctttctactAGAATGTTGGCAGTCACAAAATgctgtcaatatctttgtttgggggtgccagcCAGAATTCATACAAGCGTTAACTGCTGGATACCCAGGGATCCCAccaaagtttacaatacaacctttTATTTACAGTAGAAGTTTAtcctttgtttcttttttatagAAGGCGGCCTTGTTGATGTTTCTTCGGGCTTCCTCgttgtcctttctctattgTTTAGctaattaagttcacttttgaCTACGAATGAGGCGTATCTTTGGATTTATGACAAGCAATACATACTAAGTTAATTATCATtgaaaactaaaatgaaaactCACATGCTGAGCCTCGGAGCAGCTAGAAACAGAAAGATTCCCACGACAGTCAAGAGGAAAAACCTTGCGTTCACAACTTAAAGAAACAAGGGAAACAAACACAAGTAAATCAATTTTGGTTGTAACTCAGTCATAATATTTGGCCCATGGAAATAAGAAGGAACACATAGTAAGCACTTAATTTTTACTGATATGTTTAAGGGCCAATCAAATTTAGAAATCAGACTGAAGTAGGATGTCTATCATATCTGAAAGATACAACACAATAAATGGGATTTCgacaaaaataacaagttaCGGTTTTACCACAAATTGAAATCACTAAAAGAAAATTAAGTGCCAGAAGTAAATGTTGTACTCAAAAGTAAACTAATTGGAAATTTGCTTAAACTCTTCAAACATCACTTGATTGgcatttaacaaagaaaaaaattacaatcaTTTGCAAGATTTTCATCTTGTTCCAGATGTAATAGTTCCAGTCAAATTCTAATTGGAAATTTGCTTTTAAATTATTCAAGAATCACAATCATTTGCAAGATTTTCATCTTACCAAAGAACTTCACAACAGTCACGATATTTCCTATGTACGGGTAGACGTAGAGTGATTCACAAAAAGCAAATAATTTCTCAGATTCAGATACACTCTTTGCTGTCCTTCCCCAAATCAAACTGAAAACTTCCTTTTTGTCTTATAGGGTTCTTGGCTAAtgtagtacagtgattaagttcgcttttttaaaagtccttggcttcacaatcagaataaattaaattaaatgaaagaaatgaaacaaagtaaaaacataatttgggggttgaacaaagaattgactagagtgggattggaaccaacgacctccagattaacgtgccggcactctaccaactgagctatctagccctacgttggcggtgtccctatattttctatatctttgttcaggggtgccagtcagaagctataCAACCCATAATtgccgtgtagccaggaatcacacccaaattacgatacaacctgggaagcggcagccaggggatcaccttaaagggaatgcaattttttgtttaagctatcaatataaaccatatgtggtttatattgaaataaaaataggTAAGAGGAATAAAGAGGTGAATGTGATTCAATTTCTTAGATACTTACATTCCTCGGTGACAATGATATGAGCCTTATTTGTCCCATCCTTTGGGTCTATTCCAACACAATGATTTTGCAACACAGACATCATCATTGCATTTTGCTGCAACCATGGTGGAATAAATGAAGGCAGTATTCCGTTAGCTTTCTTCAGCTGATTTGTAACATCCGTCTCATTGGCTCCATACACCAGGGTAATCTTGCCTTGATTTATGCTACCATTCTTCACTTTCACCTTCAGgttaattaaagggaaggtaaacgtttAAAATTAATGCCGATAAAAACTTTAGGTTAGAATGCTACAGTAGCTTTCCCAAGTAAAAAagctttttgagaaactttGCAATTCCTAGTACTGGTTCTCATGTTTAAAgatgtcagtttttatgcctaAAAGTTAATCTAGGAAGCGTTACCATggtttttcggcgatatctcaaaaacacaaccaccttttgaaatgaaattttcacaagttagttttattgtgcaGTGTCTATATAAGCATTGATATAGGATTATATCAttcaaatggttccaaaaaccaaaggtttactTTCCCTTTAGACAAAGCAATACGAAATAAAGAAAAGGTGATTTATATTTTGCTTGGTGGGAATACCATCATCCTGGTATTTTGAGCAAGATGTAGATGTAAATTTGTtgtaaattgaaataaaaacaaaatatgccaaaaaatttgtaaaattgaCTGTAAAAAAAGAGCTTACGCTTAAACTGCTCCATAATCTTAGCCAACTCCAGTCTCTCTTGGCGTCAAAACATTCTTTGTACGGAATTTCTACAGGTGAATCTTTCAAGGTCTTTGTGTTGATACCTGGAAGCATCAACAAAAATATCATCAGAAGGTTAGATGGACCCTGGAGGGTAAgatgtagacccagtaactagGCTGCTAAAAACtccttttattttcattatttttttattttttttttttttttttttttcttttttttttttttaagagtacaGCGCCCACTTCCTTGGTCAACATCCTATTTGATTTTTGAAtgattggtttgttttgtttccaacaaattcaacactttTGGAATATTTTTGTCTCACAATACATTGTTAATGTTAGCACAACTGTGTAAGCACCATCACTATTTTAGGTTTTGCTTTGCAGAGGGCTTCACAAAGTGAACGTTATTATTAATCAATTAGGTTCAAGACAACATGTCCCTCATTAATTTAGTGACCAACCTGCCTTGCTTGGAAGTTGGAATTTGAATAAGCTTGGCCAgctgtagttgcgataacgtaaccctcctgtcTGTTCGACATGAGGGTTGCGTTGTATTATATCGCAtcttacttctagaaactataaggcttaATAGTTTCGAGAAGTAATCACATTTAATTAAGCCAGCTGCAAACAAGTGCATGCAGTCCCTCTCGATCGAGTCAGACACTGACAGTGCTGACTGGatgcttttattttttaataaagttaGGCCTAAATTTTTTTCGATCAAATTAATATCtcttttaattaaaaacaacaagagATTCAACATGAAATTAGCAATCATTAACAGTATAACAAATGTTGTAGTTAGCAAATTACTAGCTGAATATGCTCCTCCAACTTCGAAAAGGCTAAAGAGAAGAAAAATGTTGACCACAACTGAAATCAAACTCGCCGCCTTGACCGCCATGATGGACACCTAAACAAATATTACATCTTGTATTTGATGTCGAAGTCGGTCCATTTAAATTACGTGCGTTCATTAGAAACCGCAACTACACGTTATTTTGTTGGATTGAAGAGATGCATTCTGGGATACAATATGTCAGCCTCCATGGACATGTgtgtgtgaactttttttccgACACATCACTGCACTGTAATTTCTATTTGTAAACAGTTAGTTTACAACAACAGAGTAAGTACGTAGTAAAGCCGGATAGTCTCGGGAAATCCTAGTGTTTGTATATCAAATTTAGTAGTTCTGTTTGTAGTGTAGACTTTATTACgaaaggttttgttttcattcaattcaaatctCTGTATCTACAACAAAGTAAAGAGATCAGTGATAATATTGATAAGCCAATTTCGCTCGCTCATCCACATGTCAGTGTTGTGCGCAATCTTTGAAGATGGCCCTTTTTCAAATTCGCGCAAGGCAAATAAAACTTTTGtgcacattgttttgtttttgaactgAAGTTTGTCCACACTAAATTGCGCGGCggctcatcatcatcatcattctctgTGGACGGACCCCTGTAGACCATCAACATCAAGGGGGACGTAGAGCCGCCCAAACCAAACAATTGCTTGCAGACTGCCACAGCTGCTGTGCCGGTGAGTGGTGGTCGACTTCTAACTGGCGCAACCAGATGTTGCTTGGTCGCCCTCTGGGTCTTGAAATTGACACGAACTACACAATTAATTGCCTTCGAGACTTTAGtacaaaaaaaccttgttgagTAACTTTCTCCAGGAAGCCTCCACTCTGACAATACATAGATAGTCAATATGTACATTTATTACAACAATAaaactttacattttgtttaaaacaaagaaaagaggAAATTCGACAAGTTGCTTTTGTTTGATTCAACACTGCTGAACTTGCAAAATTCAAATACTTGCCagacactctctctctctctcactcgGACACATGGTACCTCAATGATCAGACCAGACCACCTGACcagaaatgttttgattttgactGATCCATAATGGGGGTTTTAGTTAGTATTTGGCTAGCGTACAATTGTTAGCTAATGAACAGGCTGTTTTAGGACACCGCTTAATAATTACTTCAAAATTTATTGAATAATTTAAAGGAATTTAACAAAATTTAGAGtttttataaaagaaaataattattaattggtaatttctttgttcttttacagacagtcatacatgtaggtggagGTAAGGAACTATTTATCGATGGAGAAATCTGACCTgatcaaagtccgaggaaggaacTTTCATTGTCAACTTTGTGACATAAAAATCACATCAGGTAAAGAAAGAAGTCTAATGAAAAATTATCAAatcaagggtcgtgggttcgaatcccatccgagtaatatgcctgtgatatttttttcacaggactcgaaaagtactgagtatacagtgctaccacacattaatttgggtaaaaaacaaaattaatattcttcatcccaaatgcaaatttaacatctatattatatcgttgcggtacccgctgccaaaacataggattcgaactgcctctagctactgggcaaccttggtagactagttggtaagacactgctctagaattgcaagggtcgtcggttcgaatcccaccggagtaatatgcctgtgatattttttcattcTTGTTTggtaaaataaattttggtcTGGCAGTAAACATTTTTGTGCCCTGCAGTCGTGTTGACTTTCTCCAAAAAGTTGAGCCCTggagaggacactattggtaattgtcaaagaccagttttctcacttggtgtatctcaacatatgcataaaataacaaccctgtgaaaatttgagctcaattggtcgtcgaagttgcgagataataatgaaagaaaaaaacacccttgtgacacaaagttgtgtgctttcagatatttgatttccgagacctcaatttctagatttgaggtctcaaaatcaaattcgtggaaaattacttctttctcaaaaagtgttcccttcagagggggctgtttctcacaatgttttatactatcaacctctccccattactcgttaacaagtaaggttttatgcttatcattattttgagtaattaccaatagtgtccactgcctttaatgagtttAAAATGCCCTAAACAAAATGACCTGTCTGATTTTCCCATCTCAGAGAAAGCTGTTGAAGACCACTTAAAAGGGAAGAAACATCTAAGACTGGTTAGTTTCCAAGAAAGCCGCCAGCAACAGACCCAAAGAAGCATCTTTGTCGGAGGATTAAGTCGGATAAATGGGGAAGTACAGCTCAGAGATTATTTCTCAAAGTTTGGTGATGTGGCACGAATCATCATTGACAAAGATAAGGTAAAGTTGTTTTGCTGATATATGTCTTTAAAATGCTAATAGACACCATCATTTGTAAGGAGTGCCTGtgcaatgggggacttttgggacgcttggtggcagcaaaaTGACAATTTACCTGGTAGTTCTGCACTGCAGCCACATAGCgttctaaagtttcccattgcactATTCTGCGCTTGCATTTGAAGTAAACTTAAAGGTAGGGTTATTCATAGGCAACTACTCCAGAAATGAATGGCCATAAAAAACTTTCttgctgtttttatttcttccaTAAAAAacttgcagctgttgatagtatcaacaGCTATTCTCCCCAAAAACATTTGATACTAGCATTCAGTGAGCACAAAAGAAATATTTAGCTATGCAAATATGCTAGGCAAAATCCTTTTCTGATGCATTGCTATTTAGTCACAAGCAGAGTACAGATTAGATGTTTTCATTAAAGTTCTGATGACAAACATGATTTAGTCTGTTAACTTTTCCAATCGATAAGTGCCAATAATTTTGTCTTTGATAGGCTCACTTCGCCATCGTGGAGTTCAAGAATGATGAGTCGGCAAAGAGCGCCACTAGTGTTGAGCGGCAGGTCATGAATGGCCAAAAGATTGTGGTGAGACCCAGGCAGCCCAAGGCAAGCCCAACTGCGGGAGGTTCAGCTGGAACAGCTAAAAGTAGAAGGGGTGTTAACCAAGATGGCCACGGAAAGGGTAAAAGTGGAGAAGAACAATCAAAGCAAAATAAGGAGCTGTATCAAGCACTCGCCAAGGAAGAGTCTGTGAGTACACTCAGCTCCGCAAATAGATTTTGGAATTTTGTGTTTAAcatattttattattgtttaactGTCCTTTGACAACATCTATGaacagcactgtatactcagtactttcccgagtcctgtgaaaatatatcacaggcatgttactcggatgggattcgaacccacaacccttgcaattctagagcagtgtcttaccaactaaacaACCGAGGTTgatatattttcacaggactcggggaagtactgagtatacagtgctaatacacatcggtgtatgggtaaaaaccaaaattaatattctttatccccgatgccaatttaacatctattatatcgttgcgatacccgctgccaaaacataggattcgaattgcctctagctaccgggcaacctcggtagtctagttggtatttggtaagacactgctctagaattgcaagggtcgtgggtctGATTCCCACCCaggtaacatgcctgtgatatattttcacaggactcgggaaagtactgagtatacagtgctaacacacatcggtgtatgggtaaaaaccaaaattaatattctttatccccgatgccaatttaacatctattatatcgttgcggtacccgctgccaaaacataggattcgaactgcctctagctaccgggcaacctcggtagtctatgAACAGACTTTCACTTGAAAGAAATCAGCTGGGTGAAATTACTCCATGTGCCATTATGTCATGGCCAAGcagttaaaggcaccggactcaagctcttgtgtttttgatcagcagagtgtatttttgatcagcagagtgtaggttcgagtgCCGGTCGTGGCCCTTGTGTCCTTGcaaagcaagatactttacaatgtttactttttccttcggatgggacattttATATAAGTAGGGCCAGGTATTAGGATCGGTAGttcacataaaagaacccagaacacttaatGTGGAAGGGTAGTGTGTTTCTGGTTCAAATGGGAAGCAACCTATACAGGCTTAAATACAAAGATTAAGTTCACATCTGAGGTATTCCTTAGTTTCATTACCAAACACATgcgataataataaaataatgtttaattaagagaggtttgcagtaatacCACAGAAATATCTCATTTAATGTTTGGTCGTGTGTTAAAAATTAATATGTCTCTTTGTTCTTTTCTTAGTCTGAGAACAATCATTGTACAAATTTTAATTCTAACCAAGCTTTTGAAGGCAAAAAATACCCAAGGTTTAGTGATAACAGTGCTCAAGAAAAACAACTTAAATTTTAACATCAGTTTGTATTATTCCTAGTTTTATAAAAAATCGAAAGTTTCTAATCTTTTTTCATCCTGTTTCCTTCCACGATCCACACTAAGATTTCTGCCCAGATGTCAACCCTCGTCCGGCTAACAGAGCTAACCGAGGCCGATGTGAAACTCCGTCATCTTGTCTGTGATCTTCTGCAGAGTGCCCTGGAGGAGTTACTCCCTGGTTGTCGGGTCACGCCTTTTGGTTCCTCCATCAATGGCTTTGGTGTCCAGGGATGTGATCTTGATATACATCTTGAGTTAGGAGAGTCTTTGAAGTCCGTCAGTAAGACGTCACAGGATATTAAAGAAACTGTTGAGGTAAGTGATGGAGAGGTGATGTTGCTGGACCTTTATCAAGGGAGGTTGGTGGTGACATGCGAACAAATTTCTTTTGAGAAGTTGTcaaaccaccggttcttctctGAAATGAGATTTATGCACACAATGTCaccgcttaaagacactggacactattggtaattgtcaaagaccagtcttctcacttgctgtatctcaacatatgcataaaataacaaaccctgtgaaaatttgagctcaatcggtcatcgaagttgcgagataataatgaaagaaaaaacacccttgtcacacaaagttgtgtgctttcagatgcgtgattttgagacctcaaattctaaatatgaggtctcaaaaccaaattcgtggaaaattacttctttctcgaaaaactacgtcacttcagagggagccgtttctcacaatgttttatgctatcaacttctccccatcactcgttaccaagtaaggtgtcatgctaatatttattttgagtaattaccaatagtgtccactgcctttaaagctcatTTGAttgtactcccaccatgcaaagttttaaatcacACAGACCCTTATCACTCTGCTGCAATCTCTGTCAGGTACCCTAAATACCAAAC belongs to Asterias amurensis chromosome 5, ASM3211899v1 and includes:
- the LOC139937100 gene encoding nuclear envelope integral membrane protein 1-like isoform X1 produces the protein MAVKAASLISVVVNIFLLFSLFEVGGAYSASINTKTLKDSPVEIPYKECFDAKRDWSWLRLWSSLSVKVKNGSINQGKITLVYGANETDVTNQLKKANGILPSFIPPWLQQNAMMMSVLQNHCVGIDPKDGTNKAHIIVTEEFVNARFFLLTVVGIFLFLAAPRLSMSVVFHYSTGVTVGVLASLLVLVYILSRFIPRKTGAVSLLVGGWAVCLYLLHWVFDNFLSMQYKKYLLGYFVIATVISFAVCYWYGPVTNNRTIYLIQLFLQLIGLLCIYNGSQHEGSTMVIIVVIVMLRWIPSCGRPVRLVAATLGWQHRPAKIKLLTEDEYYEQGRIETTKALDSLKEYCRSPECNQWKMIANLESPKRFAQFVMGDEGHVTRVVRYHFKATSVVHRGAVFFHSGRVLLVRLQMSTF
- the LOC139937100 gene encoding nuclear envelope integral membrane protein 1-like isoform X2, producing the protein MAVKAASLISVVVNIFLLFSLFEVGGAYSASINTKTLKDSPVEIPYKECFDAKRDWSWLRLWSSLSVKVKNGSINQGKITLVYGANETDVTNQLKKANGILPSFIPPWLQQNAMMMSVLQNHCVGIDPKDGTNKAHIIVTEEFVNARFFLLTVVGIFLFLAAPRLSMSVVFHYSTGVTVGVLASLLVLVYILSRFIPRKTGAVSLLVGGWAVCLYLLHWVFDNFLSMQYKKYLLGYFVIATVISFAVCYWYGPVTNNRTIYLIQLFLQLIGLLCIYNGSQHEGSTMVIIVVIVMLRWIPSCGRPVRLVAATLGWQHRPAKIKLLTEDEYYEQGRIETTKALDSLKEYCRSPECNQWKMIANLESPKRFAQFVMGDEGHVTRGELSAYEDDLSLLTLDTSEEEIISSDSDMETD